A genomic window from Yarrowia lipolytica chromosome 1D, complete sequence includes:
- a CDS encoding 40S ribosomal protein uS11 (Compare to YALI0D05753g, similar to Saccharomyces cerevisiae RPS14A (YCR031C) and RPS14B (YJL191W); ancestral locus Anc_1.146, highly similar to wi|NCU07830.1 Neurospora crassa NCU07830.1 40S ribosomal protein S14 (CRP2)) has product MAPKSDNVTLGPQAREGELVFGVARIFASFNDTFVHITDLTGRETISRVTGGMKVKADRDENTPYAAMLAAQDAVEKAKEVGINALHIRIRATGGTSTKTPGPGCQSAVRALARAGMRIGRIEDVTPVPSDSTRRKGGRRGRRL; this is encoded by the exons ATGGCCCCCAAGTCAG ACAACGTTACCCTCGGCCCCCAGGCCCGAGAGGGAGAGCTCGTTTTCGGCGTTGCCCGAATCTTTGCATCCTTCAACGATACTTTCGTCCACATCACCGATCTGACCGGCCGAGAGACCATCTCTCGAGTCACCGGCGGTATGAAGGTCAAGGCTGACCGAGACGAGAACACCCCCTACGCCGCCATGCTGGCTGCCCAGGATGCCGTCGAGAAGGCTAAGGAGGTTGGTATCAACGCTCTGCACATCCGAATCCGAGCCACCGGAGGTACTTCCACCAAGACCCCCGGCCCCGGCTGCCAGTCTGCCGTCCGAGCTCTTGCCCGAGCCGGTATGCGAATTGGTCGAATCGAGGACGTGACCCCCGTTCCCTCCGACTCTACCCGACGAAAGGGTGGTCGACGAGGTCGACGACTGTAA
- a CDS encoding uncharacterized protein (Compare to YALI0D05775g, similar to uniprot|Q08773 Saccharomyces cerevisiae YOR304w ISW2 strong similarity to Drosophila ISW1 and human SNF2P homolog), whose translation MLRYPVIICYYLWVFTDSVLTQDTNSIKRLKYLLSLTDLFRHFINKRMEGDPKFRKLVNELDRASKAQKKTRGRGGRGRRKTEKEEDEELLNDNTQMATVYTESPPFINGTLREYQVQGLNWLISLHENSISGILADEMGLGKTLQTISFLGYLRYKCGINGPHIVIVPKSTLDNWRREFEKWTPEVKTVVLRGDKTERAEIIANEVLTADFDVVISSFEIVIREKSALKKVAWEYIIVDEAHRIKNEDSMLSQIIRLFHSTNRLLITGTPLQNNLHELWALLNFLLPDIFSEAETFDQWFEEKEAEGEEGENDEDSVVKQLHKVLRPFLLRRVKNDVEKSLLPKKELNLYIGMSDMQVQWYQKLLEKDIDAVNGQLGKREGKTRLLNIVMQLRKCCNHPYLFEGAEPGPPYTTDEHLVFNCGKMVMLDKLLKRLKSQGSRVLIFSQMSRMLDILEDYCSFRDYEYSRIDGSTAHEDRIAAIDEYNAEGSEKFVFLLTTRAGGLGINLTSADIVILYDSDWNPQADLQAMDRAHRIGQTKQVYVFRFVTENAVEEKVLERAAQKLRLDQLVIQQGRTQQKAAANNSESKGDLLSMIRHGTEDIFKSSKGTLKTEDDIEAILLHGEKRTKQLNDKFAELGIDDLQKFSTDSAMVWNGEDFQHRVGANGIGAPDPNGKGWINPPKRERREQHYGVNSYYKDIFLLQQQQPRTMRPPKQVPLAEHQFFPPGLKALQDQELAFYRKQINYKVPYADIDVDALEEGETKESKRAALNKEIADAEPLTEEQEALKRDYESEGFTNWTKRDMNNLVHLIGRHGRDNMEAVARAFRGKGEEEVLRYAKTFMERHTEVEGYEKYIAVIEQGEEKLKRQRQQQELIKTKLKECKVPMNELPIVYPANNSKRVYSEEEDRFILMMVNKYGLEHPKLFEKIRKEIKKSPHFRFDWFFLSRSTSELSRRCTTLMLTLSREVEGPRTIKRKSLGKGKLDDDKRRRESGTMTPDTEDRGTPMSVE comes from the coding sequence ATGCTACGTTATCCAGTTATCATTTGTTATTATCTGTGGGTCTTCACTGACTCCGTGCTAACTCAGGACACAAACTCGATTAAACGACTCAAAtacctcctctctctgACCGACCTCTTCCGCCACTTCATCAACAAGCGAATGGAAGGTGACCCCAAGTTCCGCAAGCTTGTCAATGAACTAGATCGAGCCTccaaggcccagaagaaAACTAGAGGTCGAGGGGGACGAGGCCGGCGAAAAAcagaaaaggaggaggacgaggagctgctcaacgacAACACGCAGATGGCCACGGTGTATACCGAGAGTCCCCCGTTCATCAACGGTACACTACGAGAGTACCAGGTGCAGGGTCTCAACTGGCTCATTTCGCTGCACGAGAACTCCATCTCCGGCATTCTGGCTGACGAAATGGGTCTGGGCAAGACGCTGCAGaccatttcttttttgggATACCTTCGATACAAGTGCGGCATCAACGGGCCTCACATTGTCATTGTACCCAAAAGTACACTGGACAACTGGCGCCGAGAGTTTGAGAAGTGGACTCCGGAGGTGAAGACAGTGGTACTGCGGGGTGACAAGACGGAACGAGCGGAGATCATTGCCAATGAGGTGCTGACGGCAGACTTTGACGTGGTGATTTCATCGTTTGAAATTGTCATTCGTGAGAAGTCGGCGCTCAAAAAGGTGGCATGGGAGTACATCATCGTGGACGAGGCGCATCGAATCAAAAACGAAGATTCCATGCTGTCACAGATTATCCGCCTGTtccactccaccaaccGACTGCTGATCACAGGTACGCCCCTGCAGAACAACCTGCACGAGTTGTGGGCGTTGCTCAACTTTCTGCTTCCAGATATCTTTTCCGAAGCCGAAACGTTTGATCAATGgtttgaggagaaggaggccgagggggaggagggcGAAAACGACGAGGACAGTGTCGTCAAGCAGCTACACAAGGTTCTGCGTCCTTTCTTATTGCGACGAGTCAAGAACGACGTTGAGAAATCGCTGCTTCCTAAAAAGGAGCTCAACCTGTACATTGGTATGTCCGACATGCAGGTGCAGTGGTACCAGAAGCTGTTAGAGAAGGACATTGACGCTGTGAATGGCCAGCTGGGTAAACGGGAGGGAAAGACGCGGCTGCTCAACATTGTTATGCAACTGCGAAAGTGTTGCAACCACCCTTACCTGTTTGAGGGAGCCGAGCCCGGTCCTCCATACACCACCGATGAGCATCTCGTGTTCAACTGCGGTAAGATGGTCATGTTGGATAAGCTGCTGAAGCGGCTCAAGAGTCAGGGGTCCCGTGTGCTTATTTTCTCACAGATGAGCCGAATGCTTGACATTCTCGAGGACTACTGCTCGTTCAGAGACTATGAGTACAGCCGGATCGACGGCAGCACTGCGCACGAGGACCGTATTGCGGCGATTGACGAGTACAATGCTGAGGGCTCGGAAAAGTTTGTGTTTCTGCTGACTACCCGAGCTGGTGGTCTGGGAATTAATTTGACCTCTGCCGACATAGTCATTCTGTACGACTCAGACTGGAATCCACAGGCCGATCTGCAGGCCATGGACCGGGCGCATCGAATCGGCCAGACCAAGCAGGTTTACGTATTCCGGTTTGTGACCGAGAACGCCGTGGAAGAAAAGGTGCTAGAGCGGGCAGCCCAGAAGTTGCGGCTCGACCAGCTGGTGATTCAACAGGGTCGAACGCAGCAAAAGGCCGCCGCCAACAACAGTGAGTCCAAGGGCGACCTGCTGTCCATGATTCGGCATGGTACCGAGGACATTTTCAAGTCGTCCAAGGGAACGCTCAAGACGGAGGACGACATTGAGGCAATTCTACTGCATGGCGAAAAGCGAACCAAGCAGCTTAATGATAAGTTCGCAGAGCTTGGAATCGACGACCTGCAAAAGTTTTCGACCGATTCGGCCATGGTGTGGAACGGAGAGGACTTTCAGCACCGAGTTGGAGCCAATGGCATCGGCGCCCCCGACCCCAACGGCAAAGGTTGGATTAACCCACCCAAACGAGAGCGGCGGGAGCAGCATTACGGGGTCAACTCGTACTACAAGGATATCTTTTTgcttcagcagcagcaacctcGAACGATGCGGCCTCCCAAGCAGGTTCCTCTTGCTGAGCACCAGTTCTTTCCCCCAGGCCTGAAAGCTTTACAGGATCAGGAACTGGCGTTTTACCGCAAGCAGATCAACTACAAGGTGCCGTATGCGGACATTGATGTTGACGCtttggaggagggagagacTAAGGAGAGCAAGCGAGCAgctctcaacaaggagattgcGGACGCGGAGCCGCTGacggaggagcaggaggcgCTTAAGCGGGACTATGAGAGCGAGGGGTTTACCAACTGGACCAAGCGAGACATGAACAATCTTGTTCATCTGATTGGTCGGCATGGCCGGGACAACATGGAGGCTGTGGCACGTGCGTTCCGGGGCAagggcgaggaggaggtgttGCGGTACGCCAAGACGTTCATGGAGCGGCACACGGAGGTCGAGGGGTACGAGAAGTACATTGCGGTTATTGAGCAGGGtgaggagaagctcaagcgacagaggcagcagcaggagctcatcaaaaccaagctcaaggagtgCAAGGTGCCGATGAACGAGCTTCCTATTGTCTACCCCGCTAACAACTCCAAGCGGGTGTattccgaggaggaggaccgGTTCATTTTGATGATGGTCAACAAGTACGGGCTGGAGCATCccaagctgtttgagaagatTCGCAAGGAGATCAAAAAATCGCCGCATTTTCGGTTCGACTGGTTCTTTCTGTCGCGCTCCACCTCGGAGCTTTCTCGACGGTGCACCACGCTCATGTTGACTCTGTCTCGAGAAGTTGAGGGTCCCAGAACGATCAAGCGGAAGAGTTTGGGCAAGGGCAAGCTTGATGACGACAAGCGAAGGAGAGAGAGCGGGACCATGACTCCCGATACCGAGGACAGAGGCACTCCCATGTCTGTTGAGTAG
- a CDS encoding uncharacterized protein (Compare to YALI0D05797g, similar to Saccharomyces cerevisiae APT2 (YDR441C) and APT1 (YML022W); ancestral locus Anc_5.557, similar to uniprot|P49435 Saccharomyces cerevisiae YML022w APT1 adenine phosphoribosyltransferase), which yields MSLQTLQTELKAKLRQYQDFPSKGIVFEDILPIFQDPKSFQQLIDAFKLHIKDTFGDKKIDVIVGLDARGFLFGPTLALAIGAAFVPVRKQGKLPGKTVHAEFQKEYGKDVFEIQEDAIKPGQTVIVVDDIIATGGSAACAGDLVTKLKGEVLDCVLLPTLFLVVRSRPWFATRLRRLFRFLRFIRSILDYLRDVSFQHGHTIYLHGSTACKHNKMLI from the exons ATGTCTCTCCAGACCCTCCAGaccgagctcaaggccaagctgcGCCAGTACCAGGATTTCCCCTCCAAGGGCATTGTGTTCGAGGACATCCTGCCTATTTTTCAGGACCCCAAGTCTTTCCAGCAGTTGATCGACGCCTTCAAGCTGCACATCAAGGACACGTTTGGCGACAAGAAAATCGACGTCATTGTGGGCTTGGACGCCCGAGGCTTTCTGTTTGGCCCCACCTTGGCCCTGGCCATTGGCGCTGCGTTTGTGCCGGTTCGAAAGCAGGGAAAGCTGCCCGGCAAGACCGTCCATGCCGagttccagaaggagtACGGCAAGGACGTGTttgagatccaggaggATGCCATCAAGCCCGGCCAGACCGTTATTGTCGTCGACGATATCATTGCCACTGGAGGCTCTGCTGCCTGCGCTGGAGATCTGGTAaccaagctcaagggcgAGGTACTGGA CTGTGTGCTCCTGCCTACACTCTTCTTAGTGGTCAGGAGTAGACCATGGTTTGCAACCCGGCTCCGCCGACTCTTCCGGTTTCTCCGGTTTATCCGGTCTATCCTGGACTATCTCAGGGATGTGTCCTTTCAACATGGCCACACTATTTATTTGCATGGTTCAACTGCGTGTAAGCATAATAAGATGTTAATATAG
- a CDS encoding uncharacterized protein (Compare to YALI0D05819g, similar to uniprot|P15365 Saccharomyces cerevisiae YJR152w DAL5 allantoate permease) has protein sequence MSLSPSTSDVEKNSVRKPSLDSDAEVEKTPGVMLDTQIIDEATNTRILRKIDLCLMPLMMFIYVVQFMDKSTNSLASVMGMRQDLGMKGDDYSWSGTAFYIGYLAFEFPAVFMLQKFPMAKTLSVFVVLWGMVLCCHAVPRFGGFIALRTILGVLESAVTPAFVILTAQWYKREEQFLRTSIWFASNGLGLILGSLVAYGLTENHHLPMHGWKLLFIITGVLTMALGIVIFFHIPDDPSKAWFLNEEERKLVLARIASNQQGFENKTFKKEQVWEALTDIRTWLYFLFSVSNNIPNGGLTNFSTILLSETIGLGPTRALLMQTPQGGVEFVGCIFLGWVVQRTERRCLIATIAQAIALVASCLLAFLPHSQGAGLCGLYLVMLYPIGLICVLSLVASNTAGHTKKISVNAILLIGYCLGNLLGPQTFRAEDAPAYTAAKICIVVFFGLAIGITMLIWFVNVRENRRRDQLYGGDITEAELHELQTADLTDRQNKHFRYAF, from the coding sequence ATGTCCCTGTCTCCATCCACCTCCGATGTGGAGAAAAACTCCGTTCGAAAACCGAGTCTGGACTCGGATGCCGAGGTCGAAAAGACCCCCGGCGTGATGCTGGACACCCAGATCATcgacgaggccaccaaTACCCGCATTCTCCGGAAAATCGACCTCTGTCTCATGCCGCTGATGATGTTCATCTACGTGGTCCAGTTCATGGACAAGAGCACCAACTCGCTGGCGTCAGTCATGGGAATGCGCCAGGATCTCGGCATGAAGGGCGACGACTACTCGTGGTCCGGAACCGCCTTCTACATTGGCTATCTTGCGTTCGAGTTCCCGGCCGTCTTCATGCTGCAAAAGTTCCCCATGGCCAAGACTTTGTCCGTGTTTGTGGTGCTCTGGGGCATGGTTCTGTGCTGCCACGCGGTGCCCCGGTTTGGCGGCTTCATCGCTCTGCGAACGATTCTGGGCGTCCTGGAGTCCGCCGTCACCCCGGCGTTTGTCATTCTCACCGCCCAGTGGTACAAGCGAGAGGAGCAGTTTCTGCGAACGTCCATCTGGTTTGCTTCCAACGGCCTCGGTCTCATTCTCGGCTCCCTGGTGGCCTACGGACTCACCGAGAACCACCATCTGCCCATGCACGGCTGGAAGCTGCTCTTTATCATCACCGGAGTCTTGACCATGGCTCTGGGAatcgtcatcttcttccatATTCCCGACGACCCCTCCAAGGCGTGGTTTTTGAACGAAGAAGAGCGAAAACTGGTGCTGGCACGAATCGCCTCCAACCAGCAGGGCTTTGAAAACAAAACGTTCAAGAAAGAACAGGTTTGGGAGGCTCTCACTGACATCCGAACCTGGCTCTActttctcttctccgtctccaATAACATCCCCAACGGAGGTCTCACCAACTTTTCCACCATCCTGCTGTCTGAAACCATTGGTCTAGGACCCACCCGAGCACTGCTCATGCAAACTCCCCAGGGAGGAGTCGAGTTTGTTGGCTGTATCTTCCTGGGATGGGTTGTCCAGAGAACAGAGAGAAGATGTCTGATCGCCACCATCGCTCAGGCCATTGCCCTGGTGGCTTCTTGCCTGCTCGCTTTCCTTCCACACAGCCAGGGAGCCGGACTCTGTGGCCTCTATCTCGTCATGCTGTATCCCATTGGTCTCATTTGTGTGCTGTCTTTGGTCGCCTCCAACACCGCCGGCCATACCAAGAAAATCAGTGTCAACGCCATTCTGCTGATCGGATACTGCCTCGGCAACCTCCTGGGACCCCAGACGTTCCGAGCTGAAGACGCCCCGGCCTACACTGCGGCCAAAATCTGCattgtcgtcttcttcggccTGGCTATCGGCATCACCATGCTCATCTGGTTTGTCAACGTCAGAGAGAACAGACGACGAGACCAGTTGTATGGAGGCGACATCACCGAAGCCGAGCTCCACGAGCTGCAGACGGCCGATCTCACCGACAGACAGAACAAGCATTTCCGCTATGCTTTTTAG
- a CDS encoding uncharacterized protein (Compare to YALI0D05841g, weakly similar to uniprot|P40310 Saccharomyces cerevisiae YJL093c TOK1 outward-rectifier potassium channel, similar to Saccharomyces cerevisiae TOK1 (YJL093C); ancestral locus Anc_1.273) gives MELPKKPRSFKKGRDDRVGLTALGADPEKARQDQLDLLHQVTNAKDVEGYRYLRNLDLNVGSSGFATWYMISSSFPLIAAAIGPLANMCAIAALTEPWLYYPSHSYPKDNGGTKYDTIGDKPWVTALNAVSLLMGVMSNLSLLMNFAGRINYTFSQVFSIGGFFSAGVILMALTMICKYVLLNDELGLTSSYWHAVLTAACYFAASLLLFINEIGHLKGYYGATFNLSKAQRSLMLQNIALVVWIASGAGLFQYLMDLSYPDALYLCQVSLLTIGLGDLHPLRVVSRALMIPFALIGTLMLGLIIASIRSMILTSSSETLTWNYAERSRKKEMRNLKDSSSTYNERDGFDKMREFHQKAESYRTWLHLFFAGVIFAGFLTLGALCFYLVEEDWTYFDGIYFCCLCLLTIGYGDPAPNSTVGRSFFIVWSMAAVPMMTILISSMGDTIIRKVMEMSDRLGDWALEFHGFGLPRVSTRSQEAMNDATSATAVAGDGDSESPPGFHHRAMSLFKYTRRNTNGGNGNGNGNDNDNNGNNNGDNDKENPGSTSSDADSICDKVPEPVDNFPTGDYLQDLSSTIVELTLALQRTFNKEVNEPHYKYSFDEWKRMLKLCSRLLYLRNPEAFRKKKMSPDERADKVMQGDTEGDSEIEEEICSITSILQDDQNEQAKETMEKEGLPIPPNMQNSSAPGMNSVNSVGDIINASRNNLRNPDGREPEIKFQEPQKQAKDSDQHHTKNNPLPTADPEKLHEAREHVDKHVSEILPHYWLSDLSPLRFPVREVRIFNKKYLNTLEAVALLMKKALEDAERG, from the coding sequence ATGGAACTACCGAAAAAGCCGAGGTCGTTCAAAAAGGGCCGCGACGACCGGGTGGGACTGACGGCGCTCGGAGCGGACCCCGAAAAGGCACGCCAGGACCAGCTAGACCTGCTGCACCAGGTCACCAACGCCAAAGACGTGGAGGGATACAGATACCTGCGAAACCTGGACCTGAATGTGGGCTCGTCTGGATTTGCCACGTGGTACAtgatctcgtcgtcgtttcCGCTGATTGCAGCTGCTATAGGCCCGCTGGCCAACATGTGCGCCATTGCTGCCCTCACAGAACCGTGGCTTTACTACCCGAGCCACAGTTACCCTAAGGACAATGGAGGCACCAAATACGACACTATCGGCGACAAGCCGTGGGTCACCGCTCTGAACGCGGTGTCACTACTCATGGGCGTCATGTCAAACCTGTCGCTGCTCATGAACTTTGCCGGAAGAATCAACTACACATTTTCCCAGGTGTTCAGTATAGGCGGGTTCTTCAGTGCTGGAGTCATTCTCATGGCTCTGACCATGATCTGCAAGTACGTGCTGCTCAACGACGAGCTGGGACTCACGTCATCCTATTGGCATGCCGTTCTGACTGCCGCGTGCTACTTTGCGGCctcgttgctgctgttcatCAACGAAATCGGACATCTCAAGGGCTACTACGGAGCCACCTTCAATCTTAGCAAGGCCCAGCGAAGTCTCATGTTGCAGAACATTGCGCTGGTGGTCTGGATCGCCTCGGGAGCAGGTCTGTTCCAGTACCTCATGGATCTCAGTTACCCTGATGCTCTGTACTTGTGTCAGGTGTCTCTACTGACAATTGGTCTGGGCGATCTGCATCCTCTGCGGGTCGTCAGTCGGGCTCTCATGATCCCCTTTGCGCTAATTGGTACGCTCATGCTGGGTCTTATCATCGCGTCCATTCGAAGCATGATTCTGACGTCTTCCTCAGAGACTCTCACCTGGAACTACGCCGAGCGGAGCCGAAAGAAGGAAATGCGCAATCTCAaggacagcagcagcacgtACAACGAGCGAGATGGCTTTGACAAGATGCGCGAGTTCCACCAAAAGGCCGAGAGCTACCGAACATGGCTGCACTTATTTTTTGCAGGAGTCATCTTCGCGGGCTTTCTCACCCTCGGGGCGCTGTGCTTCTAtcttgtggaggaggactggACCTACTTTGACGGCATCTACTTTTGCTGCCTGTGTCTGTTGACTATTGGTTATGGAGATCCTGCTCCGAATTCTACCGTGGgtcgctccttcttcattgTCTGGTCCATGGCAGCCGTGCCCATGATGACGATTCTCATTTCGTCCATGGGCGATACCATCATTCGCaaggtgatggagatgtcTGATCGACTGGGAGACTGGGCGTTGGAGTTCCATGGCTTTGGGCTGCCTCGAGTGAGCACCAGAAGCCAGGAAGCCATGAATGACGCCACATCAGCCACTGCAGTGGCCGGGGATGGTGACTCGGAGTCGCCCCCAGGCTTCCATCATCGTGCCATGTCTCTTTTCAAGTACACCAGGAGGAATACCAACGgcggcaacggcaacggcaacggcaacgacaacgacaatAACGGCAATAACAATGGTGATAACGACAAAGAAAATCCCGGATCTACATCTTCAGACGCGGACAGTATATGTGACAAGGTGCCGGAGCCCGTGGACAACTTTCCCACTGGAGATTACCTGCAGGATCTCAGCAGTACGATTGTGGAGCTGACTCTGGCTCTACAGCGCACCTTCAACAAAGAGGTCAACGAGCCtcattacaagtactcgtttGACGAGTGGAAGCGCATGCTCAAGCTGTGTTCTCGTCTTCTTTACCTGCGCAACCCCGAGGCGttcagaaagaagaaaatgTCGCCGGACGAACGGGCCGACAAGGTCATGCAGGGCGACACCGAGGGCGACTCGGagatcgaggaggagatttgCTCCATCACTTCGATTCTGCAGGATGATCAGAACGAGCAGGCCAAGGAAAcaatggagaaggaggggCTGCCTATTCCGCCCAACATGCAGAACTCCAGCGCTCCCGGAATGAACAGTGTCAACAGTGTCGGGGACATTATCAACGCTAGTCGGAACAACCTGAGGAATCCGGACGGCCGTGAGCCCGAAATCAAGTTCCAGGAGCCGCAGAAACAGGCCAAAGACTCTGACCAACACCATACGAAGAACAACCCTCTACCCACTGCTGATCCGGAGAAGCTTCACGAGGCCCGTGAGCACGTGGACAAGCATGTTTCCGAGATTCTGCCTCACTACTGGCTATCGGACCTGTCTCCTTTGCGGTTCCCCGTGCGAGAGGTGCGGATTTTCAACAAAAAGTATCTCAATACGCTCGAGGCTGTTGCTCtgttgatgaagaaggcGCTGGAGGATGCTGAGAGGGGTTGA
- a CDS encoding uncharacterized protein (Compare to YALI0D05863g, weakly similar to uniprot|Q826P0 Streptomyces avermitilis SAV7142 Hypothetical protein): MRLTILASLVTLAMADFASDLKLAQQCKFNLSAEPMPIHSHNDYTRATPLFEALSYGCLSVEADVWWVNDELEVGHVPTDLVQGKTLASLYIEPLVDLLKCQNKNPGGDGLNGIYSQNATQPLQLLIDVKTDGLTTWPHVVEALEPLRERGWLTFLANGTIHERAITVVGTGNTPLSLIEDTDTRDYFFDGPLNNVSNLTASVAPLASTNFFEDIGIVWQPWSPFLVANQIKKVQRQVDAAHALGIKARYWNTPGWPSGLRDGVMSTLWEQGNVDYLNADDLAAAVAVIKGESPKFIFYGPGTFLTDSQSD, encoded by the coding sequence ATGCGATTAACTATCTTGGCCTCACTGGTGACTCTCGCCATGGCCGACTTTGCCAGCGACCTGAAACTCGCCCAGCAATGCAAGTTCAACCTCTCGGCCGAACCCATGCCCATCCATTCCCACAACGACTACACCCGAGCCACGCCGTTGTTCGAGGCTCTGTCCTACGGCTGTCTGTCAGTAGAGGCCGACGTGTGGTGGGTAAACGACGAGCTCGAGGTCGGCCACGTGCCCACAGACCTGGTCCAGGGCAAGACCCTCGCCTCGCTCTACATTGAGCCTCTGGTCGATCTGCTGAAGTGCCAGAACAAGAACCCCGGAGGCGATGGTCTCAACGGAATTTACTCCCAGAACGCTACCCAGCCCCTGCAGCTGCTCATTGACGTCAAGACTGACGGGCTGACCACCTGGCCCCATGTTGTCGAGGCCCTGGAGCCTCTTCGAGAACGGGGATGGCTCACTTTCCTGGCCAATGGCACCATCCACGAGCGAGCCATCACCGTGGTCGGAACCGGAAACACTCCTCTCTCGCTCATCGAAGACACCGACACCCGAGACTACTTCTTTGACGGCCCTCTCAACAATGTCTCCAATCTGACCGCCTCTGTTGCCCCTCTGGCATCCACAAACTTCTTTGAGGACATTGGAATTGTGTGGCAGCCCTGGTCGCCTTTCCTGGTCGCCaaccagatcaagaaggtgcAGAGACAGGTCGATGCTGCTCACGCTCTCGGAATCAAGGCCCGATACTGGAACACTCCCGGATGGCCCTCTGGACTGAGAGATGGAGTCATGTCCACTCTGTGGGAGCAGGGCAATGTCGACTACCTCAACGCCGACGacctggctgctgctgtcgccGTTATCAAGGGCGAGTCTCCCAAGTTCATCTTTTATGGACCAGGAACATTTCTCACTGATAGCCAGTCAGACTAA
- a CDS encoding uncharacterized protein (Compare to YALI0D05929g, similar to uniprot|P38004 Chlamydia trachomatis 3- oxoacyl-[acyl-carrier protein] reductase) has product MGELSGKTAVVSGGSGGIGFAICTKFAQNGAKVIILDYNKETLDEMLPKLVAPEGQKHEGHFYDVTKNDRPPVDFSKVDILLNGAGIGNGGFLEGMETSLIERIIATNLTGVIKLTKYAMEAWFEREDSRTKAQGNGVVINISSILGLRAVTPALTVYSASKGGIIMFTKALAIEGGAHAIRANAICPGYVRTAMTEFMELPEPSPFQEKDDNGDVDKESIAGAAYYFATNLQVSGAILSVDKAMAAL; this is encoded by the coding sequence ATGGGAGAACTCAGCGGAAAAACAGCGGTTGTTTCGGGCGGCTCGGGCGGCATTGGATTTGCCATCTGTACCAAGTTTGCCCAAAATGGCGCCAAAGTGATCATTCTGGACTACAACAAGGAAACCCTTGATGAAATGCTGCCCAAGCTGGTGGCGCCCGAGGGCCAGAAGCACGAGGGCCACTTCTACGATGTGACCAAGAACGACCGACCCCCCGTGGACTTCTCCAAAGTCGACATTCTGCTCAACGGAGCCGGAATAGGAAATGGAGGCTTCCTGGAGGGCATGGAAACCAGCCTGATTGAGCGAATCATCGCCACCAACCTCACGGGCGTCATCAAGCTCACCAAATACGCCATGGAGGCGTGGTTCGAGCGGGAAGACTCTCGGACCAAGGCCCAGGGCAATGGTGTGGTCATCAACATCTCGTCCATTCTGGGACTCAGAGCAGTTACTCCGGCCCTCACTGTGTACTCGGCGTCCAAGGGTGGAATCATCATGTTCACCAAAGCCCTGGCCATcgaaggaggagcccatGCCATCCGAGCCAACGCCATCTGCCCCGGATACGTCAGAACTGCCATGACCGAGTTCATGGAGCTGCCGGAACCATCGCCGTTCCAGGAAAAGGATGACAACGGAGACGTGGACAAGGAATCCATTGCCGGAGCTGCCTATTACTTTGCCACCAACCTGCAGGTCTCCGGGGCCATTCTCTCCGTCGACAAGGCCATGGCTGCTTTGTAG